One window of the Camelina sativa cultivar DH55 chromosome 1, Cs, whole genome shotgun sequence genome contains the following:
- the LOC104733715 gene encoding ras-related protein RABA5b-like isoform X1 — protein sequence MGKEDDRGEEYLFKIVLIGDSAVGKSNLLSRFSRDEFDTNSKATIGVEFQTQLVEIEGKEVKAQIWDTAGQERFRAVTSAYYRGAFGALIVYDITRSDTFQSVKRWLQELNTHCDTAVAQMLVGNKCDLEDIRAVSVEEGKALAEEEGLFFMETSALDATNVDKAFEIVIREIFNNVSRKLLNSDAYKAELSVNRVSLVNNQDGSESSWRSPSCCSG from the exons atgggtaaGGAAGACGACAGAGGAGAAGAGTACCTGTTCAAGATTGTCCTAATCGGGGATTCAGCTGTCGGAAAATCGAACCTGCTGTCTCGATTCTCGCGGGATGAGTTCGACACAAACTCCAAGGCGACAATCGGAGTGGAGTTTCAGACGCAGCTGGTGGAAATCGAAGGGAAAGAAGTGAAAGCTCAGATCTGGGACACTGCTGGTCAAGAGAGGTTTAGGGCTGTCACTTCTGCTTACTACAGAGGTGCTTTTGGTGCTCTCATCGTTTATGACATCACCCGAAGCGACACTTTCCAAAGCGTTAAACGTTGGCTTCAAGAACTCAACA CTCATTGTGACACGGCGGTGGCACAAATGCTAGTTGGGAACAAATGTGATTTGGAGGATATCAGAGCGGTTAGTGTGGAAGAAGGGAAAGCTCTGGCCGAGGAAGAAGGGTTGTTCTTCATGGAGACATCAGCTCTAGACGCCACAAACGTAGACAAAGCCTTTGAGATTGTCATCAGAGAGATATTTAACAATGTCAGCCGTAAACTTCTCAACTCCGATGCTTACAAGGCTGAACTTTCAGTTAACAGGGTCAGCCTTGTCAACAACCAAGATGGCTCCGAGAGCTCTTGGCGGAGTCCGTCTTGTTGCTCCGGATGA
- the LOC104733715 gene encoding ras-related protein RABA5b-like isoform X2, translating into MGKEDDRGEEYLFKIVLIGDSAVGKSNLLSRFSRDEFDTNSKATIGVEFQTQLVEIEGKEVKAQIWDTAGQERFRAVTSAYYRGAFGALIVYDITRSDTFQSVKPHCDTAVAQMLVGNKCDLEDIRAVSVEEGKALAEEEGLFFMETSALDATNVDKAFEIVIREIFNNVSRKLLNSDAYKAELSVNRVSLVNNQDGSESSWRSPSCCSG; encoded by the exons atgggtaaGGAAGACGACAGAGGAGAAGAGTACCTGTTCAAGATTGTCCTAATCGGGGATTCAGCTGTCGGAAAATCGAACCTGCTGTCTCGATTCTCGCGGGATGAGTTCGACACAAACTCCAAGGCGACAATCGGAGTGGAGTTTCAGACGCAGCTGGTGGAAATCGAAGGGAAAGAAGTGAAAGCTCAGATCTGGGACACTGCTGGTCAAGAGAGGTTTAGGGCTGTCACTTCTGCTTACTACAGAGGTGCTTTTGGTGCTCTCATCGTTTATGACATCACCCGAAGCGACACTTTCCAAAGCGTTAAAC CTCATTGTGACACGGCGGTGGCACAAATGCTAGTTGGGAACAAATGTGATTTGGAGGATATCAGAGCGGTTAGTGTGGAAGAAGGGAAAGCTCTGGCCGAGGAAGAAGGGTTGTTCTTCATGGAGACATCAGCTCTAGACGCCACAAACGTAGACAAAGCCTTTGAGATTGTCATCAGAGAGATATTTAACAATGTCAGCCGTAAACTTCTCAACTCCGATGCTTACAAGGCTGAACTTTCAGTTAACAGGGTCAGCCTTGTCAACAACCAAGATGGCTCCGAGAGCTCTTGGCGGAGTCCGTCTTGTTGCTCCGGATGA
- the LOC104703738 gene encoding U-box domain-containing protein 9-like, producing the protein MAKTGVFESDPTAIAKAKELKREMRKLLIKIEEEDDDSGVQAIDQLQEALSALREATMRRKKSSSLEMLETTVSSCPDEFRCPLSNELMKDPVVLASGQTYDRLFIQKWLSSGNRTCPKTQQVLPHTALTPNLLIRDMISKWCKKIGLDTKNQYHPNLVNEEEAVTRSDREIFNSLLCKVSSSILQDQKSAVKELRLLTRKGTEFRALFGESPDEITRLLNPLLHGSNPDENLQEDVVTTLLNIAIHDDSNKKLVCENPNVIPLLIDALRRGTVATRSNAAAAVFTLSALDSNKVLIGKSGILKPLIDLLEEGNPLAIKDVAAAIFTLCIAHENRSRAVRDGAVRVLGKKISNGLYVDELLAILAMLXTNTNEIFFFILRLRKDHSHEKRKTNES; encoded by the exons ATGGCGAAGACCGGTGTATTCGAATCGGATCCGACGGCGATTGCGAAAGCCAAGGAACTGAAGCGTGAGATGAGAAAGTTACTGATTAAGatcgaagaagaggatgatgattcAGGTGTTCAGGCTATCGATCAGTTACAGGAGGCTTTGTCTGCGTTGAGAGAGGCgacgatgaggaggaagaaatcttcttctttagagATGCTTGAGACTACTGTCTCTTCTTGTCCTGACGAGTTTCGTTGTCCTCTTTCTAATGAGCTTATGAAGGATCCCGTCGTTTTGGCTTCTGGTCAG acttATGACAGATTGTTTATCCAGAAGTGGTTGAGCTCAGGCAATAGAACATGTCCCAAGACTCAGCAAGTTCTGCCTCACACGGCTTTAACTCCCAATCTCTTAATCCGTGATATGATCTCAAAATGGTGTAAGAAGATTGGTCTAGACACGAAGAACCAGTATCATCCCAACCTTgtgaatgaagaagaagctgtgaCAAGATCAGATCGTGAGATTTTTAATTCTTTGCTCTGTAAAGTCTCGTCTTCAATCCTTCAAGATCAAAAATCTGCTGTCAAGGAGCTAAGGCTTCTGACCAGGAAAGGTACTGAGTTCAGAGCTCTCTTTGGCGAGTCTCCAGATGAAATCACCCGGTTGCTGAATCCGTTGTTACACGGGTCAAACCCTGATGAGAATCTTCAAGAAGATGTGGTCACAACATTGTTGAACATAGCTATTCATGATGACAGCAACAAGAAGCTTGTTTGCGAAAACCCTAATGTGATTCCTCTCCTGATCGATGCATTGAGGCGTGGAACGGTAGCCACGAGAAGCAATGCAGCTGCAGCGGTATTCACTCTGTCTGCGCTCGATTCGAACAAAGTACTTATAGGTAAATCAGGGATCCTGAAACCGCTTATTGATCTCCTCGAAGAAGGGAATCCACTGGCTATCAAAGACGTAGCTGCAGCTATCTTTACACTTTGTATTGCCCATGAAAACAGGAGTAGAGCCGTGAGAGACGGAGCTGTTAGGGTTTTAGGTAAGAAAATCTCAAACGGGTTGTATGTGGATGAGCTTTTAGCTATATTGGCAATGCTGNTTACAAATAccaatgagatttttttttttattctacggTTAAGAAAAGATCATTCCcatgaaaaaagaaagacaaacgaATCCTAA
- the LOC104733820 gene encoding uncharacterized protein LOC104733820 — MESIQNRVESWIRDQRARFLRVSWGPIQWKFRWPPWNGGDADQRIKIRREYEKRKKQIEDLCLALKSESVEDLQDILCCMVLSECVYKRPASEMVRAVNKFKADFGGQFVSLERVQPSSDHVLHRYLLAEAGDTLFASFVGTRQYKDIMADANILQGHIFHDDVAEDECIAASEPIQSEPQKNNGEGLRNPKQLRQKPKPAAHRGFLARAKGIPALELYRLAQKKKRKLVLCGHSLGGAVAALATLAILRVVAASSTKKDNGNIHVKCITFSQPPVGNAALRDYVHEKGWHHYFKSYCIPEDLVPRILSPAYFHHYNEQRMSMAGEAEAADLSLSKKNGQGVTSEAEKAKGKEHEQLVIGVGPVQNSFWRLSRLVPLEAVKKQLDRYIGKKVDPAETSTATVSAVSAGDVVIEPQSLEIEEGRDGISLKPLPDTGNEQTVSGKSEGKTNSSNGFRVPYLPSYVPFGELYLLGTASVESLSEGEYSKLTSVRSVITELRERLQSHSMKSYRARFQRIHDLCMDIDGLFGADQQKQFPHLQQWLGIAVGGSVELGHIVESPVIRTATSIAPLGWKGVPGDKNAEPLKVDITGFGLHLCSFVHAQVNGHWCSTTVESFPSTPAYSSDNVEQTELQKIRVVIGTPLKQPPSNQIVEDPLVPMFSSVDSNTGFPKEGINLGFLQEDKFVRPEGLEDLYIFCTSDFATVAKEVEVRTRRVRLLGLEGAGKTSLFRAILGQSMLSSMTHVENLQIQSDVQECIIGGVCYSDTVGVNLQELNLEASRFREELWKGVRNLSKKIDLVILVHNLSHRIPRYQNSTTQLQLQQPALALLLDEVKSLGIPWVLAITNKFSVSAHQQKSAIEAVLQAYQASPNTTGVVNSIPYIISGSGSSSLPWAAVNAGNEGSVGAQKLIFAPLDLVKKPFQRKDTVFPVDGVNSLCQLVHRVLQTQEEACFQELTRDRLLVELAKDRAVDGSQAKSSSMSAAAVGASLGAGLGLVLAVVMGAGSALRKP; from the exons ATGGAGTCGATACAGAACCGAGTGGAATCGTGGATCAGAGACCAGAGAGCGAGGTTTTTACGGGTTTCGTGGGGACCGATTCAATGGAAATTCCGGTGGCCACCGTGGAACGGAGGAGATGCTGATCAGAGGATTAAGATCCGCCGGGAGTATGAGAAGCGTAAAAAGCAAATTGAGGATCTTTGTCTCGCCCTCAAATCCGAGTCTGTCGAGGATTTACAGGACATACTCTGTTGCATGGTCCTCTCCGAGTGTGTTTACAAG AGACCTGCAAGTGAGATGGTTCGAGCTGTTAACAAATTTAAAGCCGATTTCGGTGGCCAGTTTGTTTCCTTGGAGAGGGTTCAACCTTCATCTGATCACGTTCTTCACAG GTATCTACTTGCTGAGGCAGGTGATACATTATTTGCATCCTTTGTCGGAACTAGGCAATATAA GGACATCATGGCCGACGCAAATATACTTCAAGGTCATATATTTCATGATGATGTCGCAGAGGATGAATGTATCGCAGCATCTGAGCCTATTCAAAGTGAACCACAGAAGAATAATGGGGAGGGTCTGCGGAATCCTAAGCAACTTAGACAGAAGCCCAAACCTGCTGCTCATCGG GGATTCTTGGCTCGTGCTAAGGGGATACCTGCTCTGGAACTTTATAGGCTTGCTcagaaaaagaaacgaaaactTGTATTATGTGGACACTCACTTGGTGGAGCT GTAGCTGCGTTAGCTACACTTGCCATATTAAGGGTTGTTGCTGCCTCTTCTACAAAGAAAGACAATGGAAATATTCATGTCAAATGTATAACCTTCTCCCAGCCTCCTGTTGGGAATGCTGCGTTGAGAGA TTACGTACATGAAAAAGGATGGCATCATTATTTCAAAAGCTATTGTATTCCTGAAGATTTGGTCCCGAGGATTTTATCTCCTGCATATTTTCATCATTACAATGAGCAAAGAATGTCAATGGCTGGAGAAGCTGAAGCCGCAGATTTGTCATTGTCCAAAAAGAATGGTCAGGGTGTAACATCAGAGGCAGAAAAGGCAAAAGGTAAAGAACACGAGCAGTTAGTCATTGGTGTTGGCCCTGTTCAGAACTCATTCTGGAGGCTTTCACGACTTGTTCCCCTAGAGGCTGTTAAGAAACAACTGGATAGGTATATAGGAAAGAAAGTGGATCCTGCAGAGACTTCTACTGCAACTGTATCTGCAGTGTCAGCTGGGGACGTGGTTATTGAACCACAATCTCTTGAAATTGAGGAGGGTAGGGATGGTATATCTCTCAAGCCATTGCCAGACACTGGTAATGAACAAACAGTTAGTGGAAAAAGTGAAGGAAAGACCAACTCGTCCAATGGGTTTAGGGTTCCTTATCTGCCCTCTTATGTTCCATTTGGAGAG CTATATCTCTTGGGAACTGCATCTGTGGAATCACTTTCAGAAGGAGAGTACTCTAAATTGACATCG GTCAGATCTGTGATAACCGAACTGAGAGAACGTCTTCAGTCACATTCTATGAAGTCCTATAGGGCTCGCTTCCAGAG aatACATGACCTCTGCATGGATATTGATGGTCTTTTTGGAGCGGATCAACAGAAGCAGTTTCCACATCTACAACAGTGGCTTGGAATTGCTGTTGGTGGTAGTGTAGAGCTTGGGCACATCGTTGAATCACCGGTTATTAGAACCGCCACTTCTATCGCCCCTCTTGGCTGGAAAGGCGTTCCTGGTGATAAAAATGCAGAACCTCTAAAAGTTGATATCACTGGATTTGGCTTGCATTTGTGTTCTTTTGTACATGCTCAAGTGAATGGCCACTG GTGCTCAACTACCGTGGAATCTTTCCCTTCAACACCTGCTTACTCTTCGGATAATGTAGAACAGACAGAACTACAGAAAATTAGGGTGGTCATTGGAACTCCCCTGAAACAACCTCCAAGCAACCAGATCGTTGAAGATCCTCTAGTTCCTATGTTCTCGTCTGTTGATTCAAACACCGGTTTCCCCAAGGAAGGAATCAACTTAGGTTTTTTACAAGAGGACAAGTTTGTTCGTCCTGAAGGTTTGGAGGACTTATATATATTCTGCACTAGTGATTTTGCCACAGTGGCTAAGGAGGTCGAGGTCAGAACACGGAGGGTGCGATTACTCGGACTTGAG GGTGCTGGTAAAACCTCTCTATTCCGGGCAATACTGGGTCAAAGCATGCTGAGTTCGATGACTCATGTGGAGAATCTGCAGATACAATCTGATGTTCAAGAATGTATAATTGGTGGTGTTTGCTACTCGGACACAGTGGGTGTAAACCTGCAG GAGCTGAACTTAGAAGCTTCTCGATTTAGAGAAGAACTATGGAAAGGAGTTCGTAATCTAAGTAAAAAGATAGATTTAGTTATTCTTGTTCACAATCTCTCTCACAGAATACCACGTTACCAGAACTCAACAACACAACTGCAGCTACAGCAACCAGCACTTGCTCTTCTGTTAGATGAAGTTAAATCTCTCGGTATCCCTTGGGTTCTCGCCATAACAAACAAGTTCTCAGTCAGTGCCCATCAGCAGAAATCCGCTATCGAAGCTGTACTTCAGGCATATCAAGCATCTCCAAACACAACCGGAGTTGTTAACTCTATCCCTTATATTATTTCTGGCTCTGGAAGTTCCTCATTGCCTTGGGCAGCTGTGAATGCGGGTAATGAAGGATCAGTAGGTGCGCAAAAGCTAATATTTGCTCCACTCGACCTTGTCAAAAAGCCTTTTCAGAGAAAAGACACTGTTTTTCCAGTGGATGGTGTGAATTCTCTTTGCCAGCTTGTCCATCGCGTTCTTCAAACTCAAGAAGAAGCTTGCTTTCAG GAACTTACTAGGGACAGACTGTTGGTTGAACTAGCTAAAGATCGTGCAGTAGATGGTTCACAGGCCAAGTCATCTTCAATGTCAGCAGCAGCCGTGGGAGCTTCACTTGGTGCTGGTCTTGGCCTTGTCTTGGCAGTAGTAATGGGTGCTGGTTCTGCTTTACGAAAACCATGA
- the LOC104733893 gene encoding auxin-induced in root cultures protein 12-like, translated as MASPSSSLLILAVVACFVSLMSPVISQTSSCSTQKLNSAASFDTCQDLPVLGSYLHYTYNASNSSLSVAFVATPSQPIGGWVSWAINPTGTKMPGSQAFVAYRSRAGAAPVVKTYNISSYSSLVEGKLAFEFWNLRAESLSGGRIAIFTTVKVPAGADSVNQVWQIGGNYTNGRLGVHPFAPDNLNSHRVLSFTADAPSSAPSPDTGSGSTTPGQAAGGPGNAGSLTTKVNFGVNLGIIVLLASILIF; from the coding sequence atggcttctccttcttcttctcttttaatcTTAGCCGTCGTTGCTTGCTTCGTCTCGCTAATGTCACCGGTGATTTCACAGACTTCTTCTTGCTCCACTCAGAAGCTAAACTCCGCCGCCTCGTTCGACACTTGCCAGGACCTTCCCGTTCTTGGTTCCTACCTCCATTACACCTACAATGCCTCAAACTCATCTCTCTCCGTCGCCTTCGTCGCAACACCGTCTCAACCCATCGGCGGCTGGGTCTCTTGGGCTATTAACCCGACGGGGACTAAGATGCCCGGTTCTCAGGCATTCGTCGCTTACAGATCCAGAGCCGGTGCTGCTCCCGTCGTGAAGACGTACAACATCAGCAGCTACAGCAGTCTCGTTGAAGGCAAACTCGCCTTCGAGTTCTGGAACCTACGCGCCGAGTCTTTGAGCGGCGGCAGGATCGCTATTTTCACGACGGTTAAGGTTCCGGCTGGAGCCGATAGTGTGAATCAGGTGTGGCAGATCGGCGGGAATTATACCAACGGTCGTCTCGGAGTGCATCCTTTCGCTCCGGATAATTTGAATTCACACCGTGTCCTGAGTTTTACCGCCGATGCACCGAGCTCTGCTCCTTCTCCGGACACCGGTAGCGGCTCGACTACGCCAGGGCAAGCGGCGGGAGGTCCAGGGAACGCAGGGTCATTGACAACAAAAGTAAATTTTGGGGTTAATTTGGgaattattgttttgttggCTTCTATCTTAATTTTCTGA
- the LOC104733641 gene encoding E3 ubiquitin-protein ligase CHIP-like: MVTGVGSAMAERLKEDGNNCFKKERFGAAIDAYTEAIALCPNVPTFWTNRALCHKNRKDWTKVEEDCRKAIQLFHNSVKAHYMLGLALLQKKEYTSGVKELQRALDLGRGADPAGYMVEEIWEELSKAKYMEWELLSARRSWELNSLKETCEAALNQQRALDMSRTEEEEETKESSHEAYIAHTERLKSLERVFEKAAEEDKPSEVPDYLCCNITLEIFRDPVISPSGVTYERAAILEHLMKVGKFDPITREKLQPSKLVPNLAIKEAVAAYLEKHVWAYKIGC; this comes from the exons ATGGTTACAGGGGTGGGCTCCGCCATGGCGGAACGGTTAAAGGAAGACGGAAACAATTGCTTTAAGAAAGAACGTTTTGGTGCTGCCATTGACGCTTACACCGAG GCAATAGCTTTGTGTCCAAATGTTCCTACTTTTTGGACAAATCGAGCACTTTGCCATAAGAATCGAAA GGATTGGACTAAGGTTGAAGAGGATTGTCGCAAGGCTATTCAGCTTTTCCACAATTCCGTCAAG GCCCACTACATGCTAGGACTTGCATTATTGCAGAAGAAGGAATATACCAGTGGAGTCAAAGAGTTGCAAAGG GCTTTAGATCTTGGAAGAGGTGCGGATCCAGCAGGATACATGGTAGAAGAAATATGGGAAGAGCTTTCTAAAGCAAAATACATGGAGTGGGAACTGCTTTCTGCAAGGCGCTCGTGGGAATTGAATAGTTTGAA GGAAACTTGTGAGGCTGCTCTAAATCAACAACGTGCTTTAGATATGTCtcgaacagaagaagaagaagagacaaaagagtCCTCTCACGAAGCCTACATTGCCCATACTGAGCGTTTGAAATCTCTTGAACGTGTGTTTGAGAAGGCTGCGGAAGAAGATAAACCATCTGAG GTGCCAGATTATTTGTGTTGCAACATAACTCTTGAGATATTCCGAGATCCTGTAATATCTCCAAGTGGGGTTACATATGAAAGAGCAGCGATCCTTGAACATCTCATGAAG GTGGGGAAGTTTGATCCTATAACGCGTGAAAAACTTCAGCCGTCCAAGCTCGTTCCAAATCTAGCTATAAAAGAGGCAGTGGCTGCGTATCTAGAAAAACACGTCTGGGCTTACAAGATTGGTTGCTGA